TTCGAGAATATGTCTGCCCACTAACTCAGCTTCTTCTTTGGGCAAAATATTATCCCAAAACCGTTTTTCTCTAACCAAAAAAGTGACTGGGATTTTTTTATATGAAAGCATTTCTGCCATCTCAATTCCTATCAAACCTCCTCCTACAATGATTGCCCTATTGACACCTTTTTCCGTAATTTTCTCCATGGATTCCAAGTCTTGCTTGGAGTAAAGCCCCTGAACACCTTGCAAATCCTCTCCTGGCCAACCAAATTTATTAGGTTTGGAACCAGTGGCAATGACTAAGTCATCATAGGCTAGGCTTTCTCCAGATTGGAAATTCAGAGTGCTGTTTTCAAAATCCACTTCATTTACCCAATCTTCTTTTAAATCGATTCTGTTTTTCTCCCAAAACCAAGGTTCATAAGGTTGAGTGTGCTCAAACTTCATATGTCCCATAAAAACATACATGAGGGCAGTTCTGGAAAAAAAATATTTAGATTCTCCAGATATGAGGGTGATGCGCACATTGTCATCCAACTTCCTAAGTTGACGAGCACAGGTCACTCCGGAAATCCCATTGCCAATTATGGCAACGTGGCGATTGCTTTTCATGGAATAAACGTAAGTCTAGTTTTGATGGATCAGAAATAAAAGATACAATTATTGTTCGTTAAGAGACCAATCGTAATCCAAATAACTGATTTTAGCTTTTGAGTCAATCTTGACTTTACTATACTTATTTAAGAAGTCGATCAATTTTCCATTTTTCGTGAAATCACCCTTAAACCAGGAAAAAATAGAAGAAATCTCAACTGAATTTTTACTGATCTTATTTCTCACTCCATCATTAATAAATGCAACTGCCTGCTTTTCTAGCTGTTCATTTAATGTTGATGGCATAAATGCTTCATTAAGTAGCGGTGGGCATGAAAAAGAAGCACAATTGACTGCGAAATGAATTCTTGGCTCAGAAAACTCTTTTCTAAGAATGCCATGTTCGATTTCATCTAAGCTAAATTCCTCTCCACCTATTTTAAAAAACTTATAATGCCAAACATCACTGATCAAAGGAATTTTTAATGCTGGGCCCAGGTCTTTAATACTTTCAGTTGGGTAATTATCTACAATTAACTTCACCGTAAAAGCATTGTAAGCGTTTATCCAATAGGCCATTTGCTCATCTTTTGACCAGGAGTTTCTATCAGGTGGATTCTTGCTTAAAGTATTCAGATATGCATCGAGTTTGGCTTTATCCTTTAAAAAGCCCTTGTAATCAACCATCCCTTTGGAGTCTACATATTGACTAACTAAGTCATCCCAAGCTTGATGGCTTGGTGGAGCAATTTCACTCCTTGCATTTCCAGAAACATTTTCTTTCCCATTTGATTCCGAATTTGAATTTTGGCAAGAAAGAAAGAAAAGCGCCAGGATGCTGAATAAATATGTTTTGTAATTAGTCATAAGTCTTTGTGCTATTTTCCTCAAAAGGTGAGTATTGAAACTATGAATCTGTTATTGATAGGTTCAGTAACCTAAACCTTAAACATCTGTCTGGTTTTACGTGATCAGGAATAAAAGATTTAAAATTCATGCTTTTAAAACCCATTTGTAATTCAAATGACAGATTTCATCATCTCCTAATGCCCGCTTAATATAATTTGCTATTTGAATAGGGCTTTCAGAAATGATATTATTCAAATGACTGAATTTAAGTTAATAGCTTTACCAAAAGGACTAGGACATTAGGATGATCAATATACTTTTTCGCCTTTGGTAAGCCATATCCCCCAAGCTTTGGAATAAGTATGTACTTTTTTTGTTGTGAGCCCCTCATGATACAATGGCTTTTCATCATTAGACCATTGGATGATGCCTCCATATAAATTAAACACCTTCTTAAATCCGTTTTCCTGAAGTTTTTTACCAATTTCTTGAGATCGAGCTCCCACTGTACAATAAACCAAAACCGGTTTTTCTTTATCCAGAGAGTCGATTTTGTCAAAATCAAAAGTATCGAAGCCCACCCATTGAGCGCCTTCAATATGTGAAACTTCATATTCTTCTTTTTCACGGGTATCCAAAATCTGGAAATTTGACAAATCAGATATTTCGTTAGGCGCTAAAACAGGAAATTCATTGTCATACAGCCCAGAAAGTAGTGTTTTGTAGGCAAAGGATTGACCGAAAGAGAAATTGGTCATGAAAAACATGAAAACAGCAAGTATCAGTAGGCGTTTTGATTGAAAGGGATTTATTGAAGTTTTCATACCCAGTAAACTTACGAAACAATGCTGTGGTTCAGATCACGCGTAAAAATCTGATAAACGGGCCAGACCTCTTTTATCTTTCACGATGATTCTTTTGCCTTCCAACTCAATTAAATTGTCTTTTTTAAATTCGGAAAGTAGTCGAATCACCGATTCTGTCGCAGTTCCTACCATGCCAGCGATTTCTTCCCGACTTAATACCAAGTCAATTTTCTGGGTTTCTCCCCCATCTACTCCGTAAGAGCTTGCCAACTGCAAAATCACAAAAGCCAATCTTTCACGAATACTTTTTTGTGTCGCATCGGTTAACTTTTCCTCCATGATTCCAAGTTCATGGCTTAGGGCTTTTGTAATTCTCTTAAAAAATGGCGTGTTATTGAATAAGGTAGCTAAGAAAGTTTCTTTCGGAATAAAACAGATTTTGGCATCCTCCACAATCATGGCAGAGTTTGAATAATTCTCTTCTCCAAGCAAAGCCGAGTAACCTAAAAAATCCCCTTCTTTCGCTAAATGCAAAATTTGTTCTTTACCGTTGGAAGCTGTTTTGTAAACTTTTACTACGCCTGAGTTAATACAAAAGATCCCTAGAGGTTTGGTTCCTTCGTAATACAGTATCTGCCCCTTTCTATGCGAAATCAGGTTTTTATTCTCAGAAATATTACAAACATGCTGCTCTGGTAAATCCGATAACATGGAATGCTTTCTGCTCGCACAAAGTTCACAGGGTGTATTTGCTGAATGGGACTTCATAGGAACCTAGTAATTTTGACCAAAAGGTAAAAAAAGACTGAGTATAATCATAAAAGAATGCATTATTTAGGAGGTTCAGGGAATGTCTTTATTTGTTGAAACTTACCAGATCCCTCATCCCATGACAAACACAAATGATTCAAACCATTGGTGATAATCAAATATTTAGCATTTATTTTTTGATTATACAGGCAGGCCTGTTGCATCGTTTTTTGATTCAATTTTATTTTTGGGGCCTTGCACTCAATCAGAAGGTAAGGTTTACCCTCTTTGTCCCAAACCACTAAGTCTGTCCTCTTTTGAAGTTTATTGTAAACCAAACCTCTTTCGAGTACAATCAATCCCTTCGGATAATCTAAATGATGTATTAAAAAATTAATCCAATGCTGTCTAACCCATTCCTCTGGGGTTAAAATCAAATACTTCTTTCTGAGACTATCAAAAATACCTAATTTCCCATCCACTTCCTGAAGCTTTGGCTCAAAAGGAGGTAAATTAAGGTTGGGCAGTTGTACACGATTTAGATCCTGATCCATCCTTCAAATATGTGAATTTAAACCCATCTGAAATTGAAGAGTCACGTAAAGTTAATCCCGTTTTTATTGATAGGAAGTTTCGCTTTCTTTTTCTCCTGTCAAAATCCCAAAACAACAGTAGACAGCATTTATTATGGCGGCACCATTTATACTGTCAACCCAGAATTTGAGATTGCTGAAGCGATTGCAATCAAGGATGGGAAATTTGTTTCTGTGGGGTCTCAGGATGACATATTAAATTCCTATGAGTCCAGCCATACCATTGACTTGGATGGAAAAACAGTTTACCCGGGCTTTATAGATGCTCACACCCACTTTTTCAGGTATGGAGAAGGCCTAAGAGTTGTGGATTTAGTGGGTGCAAAATCATTTGATGAGGTACTATTGAGAGTGGAAAACTATGCAAAGTCACACCCTGATGAAGAATGGATTTTGGGTTCGGGCTGGGACCAAAATTTATGGGAAGGTCAAGAATTCCCAAGTCGAGAGGAATTGGATGAATTGATTTCAGAAAGACCTGTTTTGTTAACCAGAATTGATGGACATGCGGCTTTAGCAAACCAAAAAGCACTTAGCATTGGCGGAGTCAATGCTAGCACCAAAATGCTTGGAGGAAGTGTAATTGTAAAAAATGGAAAAACCACCGGTGTATTGATTGATAATGCCATTGACTTAGTCAGTGAAAAAATTCCTCAAACTTCGGAAGAGCAAGCAAGACAAGCTTTATTAGCAGCACAAGAAAATTGTTTTGCCGTAGGCCTCACTTCAGTGGTAGATGCTGGATTGGACAAAAAGACCATTCAGCTCTATGAAAAAATGCACCAAGACTCCTCATTGAAAATGAGGATATATGCCATGGTGGCTCCAAGCCCGGAAAATATGGAGTATTTTTTTGACAAAGGTCCCTATCAAAACGATCACTTGACAGTCAGAAGCTTTAAAGTTTATGGAGATGGAGCTTTGGGTTCCCGAGGCGCAGCTTTATTAAAGCCTTACTCTGATAAACCTGATGAAACAGGGTTTCTACTAAGTAAGATCGAAGATTTCGAAAATCTTGCCAATCAATTTCATGAACATGGTTTCCAGATGAACACCCATTGTATTGGAGATTCTGCAAACAGGGTCTTATTGGATATTTATGCAAAGGTCCTTAAAGGAAAAAATGATTTGCGTTGGAGGATTGAGCATGCGCAGGTGGTAAATCCTGAAGATGTTCCAAAATTTGCTGAGTTTAGTATCATCCCTTCCGTTCAGCCTACTCATGCAACCTCCGACATGTATTGGGCAGAACAGAGATTGGGACCAGAAAGAGTTAAGCATGCATATATCTACAAAGAGTTGCTTGATCAGAATGACATGATTGCTTTAGGCAGTGATTTCCCGGTAGAATTCATCAATCCTATTTATGGCTTTCATGCTGCTGTCGCTAGAAAAGATCAAAACAATTGGCCTGATGAAGGTTTTCAAACAGAAAACAAACTTACCCGAGAGGAAGCTTTAAAGGGAATGACTATTTGGGCTGCCTATGCCAATTTTGAAGAAGATCTAAAAGGGAGTATAGAACCCGGAAAATTGGCTGATTTGGTCATCATGGAAAATGATTTGATGCTTGAAAAATCTGAAAATCTAAGAGACTTACCCATCTGGAGTACTATTGTGGGTGGAGAAACAGTCTATCAAAAGGCTAAGTAAGGATTGATTTTCTCAACCCAGCTGGGTTTAAAAATCTTGATATTGAGTAAATCATCGGCAGTTTCGTAATCCCCATGTTGATTTCTGTAGGCAACAAGCACTTTTGCCTCTGAATAGGATATGTAAGGATGTTTTGCTAATTCGGTAATTTCTGAGCTGTTGAGATTTATTCTTTTTGAGATGAGTGGTTCAAACTCAAAGTAATTCCAAATCTCTTGGACGGTCTCTTCTTTTAATCCATAAACTTCCAAAAGTTGGTTTGGGCTGTGAAAACCTCCAAGTTGATGTTGGTACTTTATAATCCGACTAGCGAGACTTGGCCCAATTCCAGGTACAATTTGTAGAGTCACTGAATCAGCTTCCAAAATGGAAATACGTCTTAAGTTTTCCTGTTGCGCGGTCTTATCAGGAGTTCTTATCGTATCTTGGGTATTAAACAAAGGATCGGGCGAGCTGATTAAATTAACTCCAGCTGATTCTAGAGAGTCTATTTTCTCTATATAATTTAAATGGAACTCTTTTGCCTTTTCTTTTCTTACATGCTCTAGAAATGTAGGAACAACGATTAAAAGACTCAGAAAAGGTATCAAAAACAGAAAACCTCTGGATTCTTTGTTGGAAAAACCCAAGTAAGATTTAAGCCAGTAAAAAATCTTGCCTTTCATTTTCAAAAAAATTAAAGTAAATCACATTGATTGAAACTTTCAATCAGTCATAATTTAAGAATATTGGTTTCTGAAAGCAAAAATCAAGACATTTGTAACTCAAATAGATGGATTTTATTTAGACAGATTCCAAATTAATAGATCCTCCAGTAAAAAAGGCTGTTCCCAAGAACTCGTCTATTAAATTTGTGAGGCAAGACTTGTACCCATGCAAATCAAGTTCAGAGCTTTAAGTTTATCACATAAAACCGCACCTGTTCAGATCCGAGAAATTATAGCTCTCAGTGATCAGGAAATAGAGCGCATTCTATTGAAGCTAAAAGATTTCTTTAGCTTGACAGATGTGCTTGTCCTATCCACATGTAACAGAACTGAGGTTTATTACAGTCATGATTTAGATTTAAGTACCGAAATCATCAAGTTGGTAGGTTTAGAAAAAGGCCTTCCAGATGTGGTGAATTATCTTGAGTACTTTAAAATCTACAACGAAGATAGAGCTGCCATTTCCCATTTGTTTAGAGTATCTATGGGCTTAGAGGCACAAGTGGTTGGAGATATCCAGATTTCTAATCAAGTAAAAAGAGCCTATCAGGCATCTGCAGATTTAGAAATGGCGGGGCCATTTTTACATAGATTGATGCACACCGTATTCTTTACCAATAAGAGAATCGTGCAGGAGACAGCCTTTAGAGAAGGTGCGGCATCTCTCTCATATGCGGCAATAGAGCTAATTGAAAGTCTTACAACGAATATCTACCAACCGAGAATACTTTTAATCGGAGTTGGTGAAATTGGTGAGGATGTTGCCAAAAACATGGTCTACCTCCCAAATGCGAAGGTGAAAGTCACAAATAGGACACGATCCAAAGCAGAAGAAATTGCGGGTCCATTAGGGTTTGAAGTAATTGATTTTGAAAATAGCTTTGACGCAATGAAAGAGGCAGATGTTATCATCTGCTCCATCATGAAAAATGAACCTTTCATCACCAAGGATTTGGTCAAGCAATTTGATATAAAAAGCTACAAACTGTTAGTTGACTTATCTGTACCGAGAAGTATCGATACTTCGGTAGAGGATGTTCCTGGAGTGATCTTATACAATGTAGACAACATTAGAAGTAAAACTTCTGAAGCATTAGAAAAAAGACTGGCAGCTATTCCATTGGTTGAGGATATCATTGCCGAAAGCATAGAGGAGTTTTATAACTGGAAGAAAGAAATGATGGTATCCCCTACCATCAATAAGTTAAAGCAAACTTTAGAACAAATCCGCTTAGAAGAATTAAGTAGATACCTCAAGAATGCTGATAAAAAGGAATATGCTGTTATCGATAAGATTACAAAAAGCATGATGCAAAAAATCCTTAAAGTTCCAGTAGTACAGCTGAGGGCTGCCTGCCAAAGAGATCAAGCGGAAGAAATGATCGAGTTTATTTCAGATCTATTTGACTTGGATCAGGTTAACACCAAGAAATAAATAAGAGATTAAAGCAAAAAGAGTGATGACCAAAGGATTGATATACCCTTTGGTCATTTTATATTTAGGCCCTATTAAAAAAAGTACAGCAAAACCAGCATGAAAGTAACCAAATTCCTTCTTAGCTTTTTCATCTTTTCATTTTCACTACTTTCATTTACCCAGGCACAGACATGGGAAGTTTATGATGAGAATTTCAAACTCAATTCACGCTTAATCTATGACCAGGTAGAGATTTTAAGTGAAACTGTTCGGATTGGAAAAAAAGACTCTGTTTTAAGCTTGCTTTCTCCTAATCTTAGCCCTGCCATTTCTCTTAAAGGAACTGAGGTTTATCAATATTTATCTCCCTGGATTTTGGTCAAAGGCCCTGAGGGTATTGGCGCATTTCACGAGTATGGACAGCAGGCCCTTCCTCTAGAATATGATGAAATACAGACTTACTTTAATTTATTGCTCGCTAGAAAAGGGAATGAATTCTGGGTCTTTGAAAAGGGAAGTGGTAAAACCACTGCATTAGGCACTTTAGATTGGGCAAAATTCACCAAAACCGGGATGCTTTTAACGAAATCCAGTGATGGATATTCTATACCATTATCCAATGCCGGATCTAAAACTTTCGAACTATTAGAAGATTCCGAAGGCGATTATTTACTAGCAAAGGAGCCTACTGGTTACGGCCTTATCAACCGAGAAGGGGATTATGTTATGGATCCCGTAGTGGATCAATTAGAGCATAACAAAGGCAACTTTTACTTTGGCTATGACGAGAATCAGTATTTGCTTTTGGAGGGCGGCGACCTAAAAGCTAATGTGCGATATAACTCCTTCCATAAAATCACACTTGAGAATGGCCTCATGTTGGAATACATCCATGGAAAACTTCGCAGAGTCATGGAAGAAGACGGGATTTTGCTTGATGCTGTAGGGATAGAAGAGGTAACTATCATTGGTGAAAACCTATACAATGTCAGATTTAGAGATGGAAACCTGGGGCTGTTAAGCAAGTCTGGTTGGTTAGTAAGACCAAATTCACCGTTGAAATCTATTCAGATGGGATCTGACGGACTATTTCCTGCAAGTGATGGTAATGCAGCAGGGTTTGTAAATTCCATGGGAGAATGGGTTGTTCAACCACAATTCGCACAAGTCACTTTATTTTCAGAATCATTAGCAGCCTATTCCAATGGTGGAAACTGGGGATTACTTCAAACTGACGGTACGATCTTAACCCAGCCTTCTTGGGATGAAATCAAAGCTTTCCAAAAAGGATTTGCTATTGCTAGAGCGAATGAAAGCTATTACTTATTAAACAGTCAGGGGAACCCGATTAACCAAGAGCCTTTAGATCAAATTCTACTTACAAGCGATGGTAACTTTTTAGTGGAAAAAGAAGGGAAATATGGAATTCTTGATTCTTCTGGTACTGAAATGATCCCTACAGAATTTGATAATATCCAGAGAGATGGGAAAGATAGAATCATCGTACGTAAGGATGGTAAAACTGGCTTAATCTCAGATTCCGGAGAAATTTTGTTACCTCTTGCTTTTGAAGAGCTTATCTTGGATACTGAGGCGAACAGAGTACTCACCAAGAACCTTTACGAACCTGTGGTAGTCGTAGAAGCTGAGGAAGAAGGGAAAAGGAGAAATAAAAAAAGGAACTGATTTAGTTCCTTTTTTTAATCTTATTTCTTGTCTGACTTCCCTTTGTTGGAGTCTTTGTTTTCATCGGATTTTGATATGGAATCTCTCATGGAAGTATCTGATTTAATATTTTCCATTCTATAATAATCCATCACTCCTAACTGACCACTTCTAAAGGCTTCGGCCAATGCTTTTGGAACCTCTGCCTCAGCTTCCACAACTTTAGCGCGCATCTCCACATTTTTAGCACGCATCTCTTGCTCCAGGGCAACAGCCATAGCTCTTCTTTCCTCTGCTTTAGCTTCAGCAACTTTCAAATCAGCAGATGCTTGGTCTATTTGAAGCTTCGCACCAATGTTAGTTCCCACATCAATATCTGCAATATCAATGGATAGAATTTCAAATGCAGTTCCAGCATCCAATCCTCTCTCCAGAACCAATTTCGAAATCTTATCGGGGTTTTCCAGCACACTTTTATGATTGGAAGCGGAGCCGATAGATGTAACGATTCCTTCACCCACTCTAGCCAAAATAGTTTCTTCGCCTGCACCGCCGACAAGCTGGGCAATATTCGCACGAACAGTCACTCTTGCTTTAGCTATCAGTTGAATTCCATCTGCAGCAACAGCTGCGACATTTGGAGTATTAATCACCTTTGGGTTTACAGAAATCTGAACCGCCTCAAAAACATCTCTACCGGCAAGGTCAATTGCCGTGGCCTGCTTAAAGGACAAATTGATATTTGCTTTGTCCGCAGAAATCAATGCTCTGATAACATTGGGCACATTTCCCCCAGCCAGATAATGCGTCTCCAGATCATTGGTGGTTAATTCCAATCCTGCTTTGGTAGCAGTAATCAATGAATTGACAACTATACTTGGTGGGACTTTTCTAATTCTCATTCCCACTAACTCTAATAAGCCAACTCTGACATTAGAAAACTGT
Above is a window of Algoriphagus machipongonensis DNA encoding:
- the hemA gene encoding glutamyl-tRNA reductase; the protein is MQIKFRALSLSHKTAPVQIREIIALSDQEIERILLKLKDFFSLTDVLVLSTCNRTEVYYSHDLDLSTEIIKLVGLEKGLPDVVNYLEYFKIYNEDRAAISHLFRVSMGLEAQVVGDIQISNQVKRAYQASADLEMAGPFLHRLMHTVFFTNKRIVQETAFREGAASLSYAAIELIESLTTNIYQPRILLIGVGEIGEDVAKNMVYLPNAKVKVTNRTRSKAEEIAGPLGFEVIDFENSFDAMKEADVIICSIMKNEPFITKDLVKQFDIKSYKLLVDLSVPRSIDTSVEDVPGVILYNVDNIRSKTSEALEKRLAAIPLVEDIIAESIEEFYNWKKEMMVSPTINKLKQTLEQIRLEELSRYLKNADKKEYAVIDKITKSMMQKILKVPVVQLRAACQRDQAEEMIEFISDLFDLDQVNTKK
- a CDS encoding rhodanese-like domain-containing protein yields the protein MKTSINPFQSKRLLILAVFMFFMTNFSFGQSFAYKTLLSGLYDNEFPVLAPNEISDLSNFQILDTREKEEYEVSHIEGAQWVGFDTFDFDKIDSLDKEKPVLVYCTVGARSQEIGKKLQENGFKKVFNLYGGIIQWSNDEKPLYHEGLTTKKVHTYSKAWGIWLTKGEKVY
- the floA gene encoding flotillin-like protein FloA (flotillin-like protein involved in membrane lipid rafts), yielding MDPNSSMFILVAALAGIVLLFIFLYFVPVNLWITAQFSNVRVGLLELVGMRIRKVPPSIVVNSLITATKAGLELTTNDLETHYLAGGNVPNVIRALISADKANINLSFKQATAIDLAGRDVFEAVQISVNPKVINTPNVAAVAADGIQLIAKARVTVRANIAQLVGGAGEETILARVGEGIVTSIGSASNHKSVLENPDKISKLVLERGLDAGTAFEILSIDIADIDVGTNIGAKLQIDQASADLKVAEAKAEERRAMAVALEQEMRAKNVEMRAKVVEAEAEVPKALAEAFRSGQLGVMDYYRMENIKSDTSMRDSISKSDENKDSNKGKSDKK
- a CDS encoding WG repeat-containing protein, whose amino-acid sequence is MKVTKFLLSFFIFSFSLLSFTQAQTWEVYDENFKLNSRLIYDQVEILSETVRIGKKDSVLSLLSPNLSPAISLKGTEVYQYLSPWILVKGPEGIGAFHEYGQQALPLEYDEIQTYFNLLLARKGNEFWVFEKGSGKTTALGTLDWAKFTKTGMLLTKSSDGYSIPLSNAGSKTFELLEDSEGDYLLAKEPTGYGLINREGDYVMDPVVDQLEHNKGNFYFGYDENQYLLLEGGDLKANVRYNSFHKITLENGLMLEYIHGKLRRVMEEDGILLDAVGIEEVTIIGENLYNVRFRDGNLGLLSKSGWLVRPNSPLKSIQMGSDGLFPASDGNAAGFVNSMGEWVVQPQFAQVTLFSESLAAYSNGGNWGLLQTDGTILTQPSWDEIKAFQKGFAIARANESYYLLNSQGNPINQEPLDQILLTSDGNFLVEKEGKYGILDSSGTEMIPTEFDNIQRDGKDRIIVRKDGKTGLISDSGEILLPLAFEELILDTEANRVLTKNLYEPVVVVEAEEEGKRRNKKRN
- a CDS encoding type I restriction enzyme HsdR N-terminal domain-containing protein, which gives rise to MDQDLNRVQLPNLNLPPFEPKLQEVDGKLGIFDSLRKKYLILTPEEWVRQHWINFLIHHLDYPKGLIVLERGLVYNKLQKRTDLVVWDKEGKPYLLIECKAPKIKLNQKTMQQACLYNQKINAKYLIITNGLNHLCLSWDEGSGKFQQIKTFPEPPK
- a CDS encoding ComEA family DNA-binding protein, which encodes MKGKIFYWLKSYLGFSNKESRGFLFLIPFLSLLIVVPTFLEHVRKEKAKEFHLNYIEKIDSLESAGVNLISSPDPLFNTQDTIRTPDKTAQQENLRRISILEADSVTLQIVPGIGPSLASRIIKYQHQLGGFHSPNQLLEVYGLKEETVQEIWNYFEFEPLISKRINLNSSEITELAKHPYISYSEAKVLVAYRNQHGDYETADDLLNIKIFKPSWVEKINPYLAF
- a CDS encoding DUF547 domain-containing protein, coding for MTNYKTYLFSILALFFLSCQNSNSESNGKENVSGNARSEIAPPSHQAWDDLVSQYVDSKGMVDYKGFLKDKAKLDAYLNTLSKNPPDRNSWSKDEQMAYWINAYNAFTVKLIVDNYPTESIKDLGPALKIPLISDVWHYKFFKIGGEEFSLDEIEHGILRKEFSEPRIHFAVNCASFSCPPLLNEAFMPSTLNEQLEKQAVAFINDGVRNKISKNSVEISSIFSWFKGDFTKNGKLIDFLNKYSKVKIDSKAKISYLDYDWSLNEQ
- a CDS encoding Crp/Fnr family transcriptional regulator, with amino-acid sequence MKSHSANTPCELCASRKHSMLSDLPEQHVCNISENKNLISHRKGQILYYEGTKPLGIFCINSGVVKVYKTASNGKEQILHLAKEGDFLGYSALLGEENYSNSAMIVEDAKICFIPKETFLATLFNNTPFFKRITKALSHELGIMEEKLTDATQKSIRERLAFVILQLASSYGVDGGETQKIDLVLSREEIAGMVGTATESVIRLLSEFKKDNLIELEGKRIIVKDKRGLARLSDFYA
- a CDS encoding amidohydrolase; amino-acid sequence: MKLKSHVKLIPFLLIGSFAFFFSCQNPKTTVDSIYYGGTIYTVNPEFEIAEAIAIKDGKFVSVGSQDDILNSYESSHTIDLDGKTVYPGFIDAHTHFFRYGEGLRVVDLVGAKSFDEVLLRVENYAKSHPDEEWILGSGWDQNLWEGQEFPSREELDELISERPVLLTRIDGHAALANQKALSIGGVNASTKMLGGSVIVKNGKTTGVLIDNAIDLVSEKIPQTSEEQARQALLAAQENCFAVGLTSVVDAGLDKKTIQLYEKMHQDSSLKMRIYAMVAPSPENMEYFFDKGPYQNDHLTVRSFKVYGDGALGSRGAALLKPYSDKPDETGFLLSKIEDFENLANQFHEHGFQMNTHCIGDSANRVLLDIYAKVLKGKNDLRWRIEHAQVVNPEDVPKFAEFSIIPSVQPTHATSDMYWAEQRLGPERVKHAYIYKELLDQNDMIALGSDFPVEFINPIYGFHAAVARKDQNNWPDEGFQTENKLTREEALKGMTIWAAYANFEEDLKGSIEPGKLADLVIMENDLMLEKSENLRDLPIWSTIVGGETVYQKAK